Genomic DNA from Manihot esculenta cultivar AM560-2 chromosome 15, M.esculenta_v8, whole genome shotgun sequence:
TTTCCTATCTTGTCTTTCACTCTCATTGTCTTTatttctcttcttccttttgcAGCTTTAGCAAACTTTAATGACAAAAAATCACTACCCTTTGATTTCCTTAAGCATCTTCAAGGATGCCATAAGGGTGATAAGCTCAAAGGCATCCATAAGCTCAAAACCTACCTTGAACATTTCGGTTACTTACACTATAAAAATCAGTCTCATGCCAATGATGATGATTTTGATGAACTATTGGAGTTTGCTCTTAAAACTTATCAGCTCAATTACCATTTGAAGGTCACTGGGTCCTTAGATTCTCAAACTGTATCCAAAATGATTATGCCTCGATGTGGGGTACCAGACATCGTCAATGACACTACTCGGATGGATTCTGGCAAGAAAAACCATCACCATAGCTCTACCATCCTTCATACAGTCTCTCATTATACATTTTTTCGCGGAAATCCCAAATGGCCGGCTTCTAAATATAGTCTCACCTATGGGTTTCTTCCTCAAACCCCAACTCGAGCTATGAACCCTGTTGCGAAAGCATTCCAAACATGGGCTGCCAACACACATTTTAGGTTTTCAAGGGTACAAGACTATACAACTGCTGATATCAAAATAGGGTTTCATAGGGGCAACCATGGGGATAGCAATTCTTTTGATGGACGTGGTGGAATTCTTGCTCATGCCTTTGCTCCACAGAATGGACGATTCCATTTTGATGCGGATGAGAGATGGGCAGTAGGTGCAATACAAGGTGCATATGACTTGGAGACTGTAGCCTTGCATGAGATAGGACACCTACTTGGTCTTGGGCATAGCTCAGTGGAAGGAGCTATTATGTTTCCTAGTATTTCTTCTGGGATGACTAAGGGTCTTCATAGTGATGACATCCAAGGAATTCGTGCTTTATATAACGTTTGAAGCTTCTGCTTATGTTAAATGAGGGTAGAATAGTCCATTTCTCTTAagcttttcatttcaaattttttaaaaataatgactttttttttgttttactgTTTTTTAACATTCCTCTATGTacttaataaatgaaaatttctaTTTTCTCTCAAATTAGTAATACTAGGATCTTATCTGGTTCAAATTAGTTACTCTTTAAGAAGTGAACTTCATAGAAAGTAACTTAACTGTGTGAGCGGAAGTAATTTACTTCCCCTCCATCTTGGAAAGAAATACTTTCAGCTTCCTAGAAAGTCCAACAAAAATGCAAACCAAACAAACACAATTTTAGCACTTATTGGGAATTTGAAGTTTCCTAGTTGGGTTA
This window encodes:
- the LOC122721907 gene encoding metalloendoproteinase 3-MMP-like — its product is MASKAFPILSFTLIVFISLLPFAALANFNDKKSLPFDFLKHLQGCHKGDKLKGIHKLKTYLEHFGYLHYKNQSHANDDDFDELLEFALKTYQLNYHLKVTGSLDSQTVSKMIMPRCGVPDIVNDTTRMDSGKKNHHHSSTILHTVSHYTFFRGNPKWPASKYSLTYGFLPQTPTRAMNPVAKAFQTWAANTHFRFSRVQDYTTADIKIGFHRGNHGDSNSFDGRGGILAHAFAPQNGRFHFDADERWAVGAIQGAYDLETVALHEIGHLLGLGHSSVEGAIMFPSISSGMTKGLHSDDIQGIRALYNV